One Cucumis melo cultivar AY chromosome 8, USDA_Cmelo_AY_1.0, whole genome shotgun sequence genomic window, TAAATAGTTAAATGTTTTGTTACATATATCAAAGTTATCAAAATTTCTCTTATTAAATCATAAAGAATGgtttaattcaaatttaaaattataaaaaacaaGATTGAGTGGTGTAGATAATTGCCTAAATTACCGATTTCATAATTAAAAAGTATTCCGAACTTAACTATCCATCCAGTTACGTTAGGATCtcataataaaaaaacatattgATTTGGTTAAACAAATGATACATGAATTAAGTGTATTCAATCAATATGATATACACCAATAGCAAGGGGCAAAAagagaatattttaaaaatatgacATGTGCATGGCATACTTTTgcggaaaaaaaataaaataaaattgttagCTTAGAATTTTGCCAAAACCCCAACCACCTTCTGCCTTCTTGCTATTCCTACAATTATATCGAACAGAAATAACCACCAATGAATCTTTCATAACGAGGAAACAATATTATTCAACTCCAAATATTTCATTGCAGACATTGAGCTTGCCATCAAACTAAAGTAACCAAACTATAAACTGCTGAAATAATAGTACATCCCGATAAAGTTTGATATGCCTAAAATTGAGGACTTTCTAAACCAAATAGCATGTTACAACAAGAGTACAACTTTCAAGTTTAAACATCATTCTAAGCTTTTACCTAAGGACTTAACATTTACCATTCCTTCCAAAATTGGAAAAGAGAATGTTGAGCCAACTAACCTTAACATAGTTCAACTGCATAAACTAAGCTTAGTTGTAGGTTCAAAATCTCCACCTGTTTGAATTACAATAGTGAAAGAAAAAACCCATAGAGAATAGAACCAAGGCACCagaaaaaattcaaaagttCATGAAACGTAACAAACAAAAGCCTAGCATCATCAAAACCATCAATAAGACGCCATGTCTGACAGATACGTGCATCTTGAATCAGAACTTATACTATAGCAACCCAGAAGGGAGTATACAGACTAGCTGAAAAATAATTGAGTTATCACACTTGCGAAGCAAAGCTCGACATGGGGGACATCGTCGTAGTCTATTTAGTATGTAGTATTTTGTCTTCTGGATGGTGAGACCTCTAGAGGTGTAAACCCTGGGAGGTCAAATTAAAGCAGCCTCAATGTGTATTTATGTACCTTTCTTCAAGAAGCCATCAGGAATTGAATTGCACGACAATCATTGGGTGAGAATTAGCGTACCCATCGaacaaaaaaaaacacaacAACTATGGTTAAAATCATGCCTGCATATTTAATCCAATTATCAACTCGGTGCCGTCTCTCAATGAGTTTCAGTACAGAGTTGGAGAGCCCCACTGTGTTAAGGACATCTAGAGCCTTCCTTTGTGCTCTCTGATTCACAAAAACAAATTAATGAACATGAAAGACAGAAATGGATGAATAAGAGGGGAGAGTCTATATGCTCTATACTCTGTAGTAAAAGTCAACAAAGACTTTAGTAAAGTAGCTGTGGATCGCATTTCAGTCTACCGTGGTTTATAATTGCATGGTTTTACTCTGTCTGAGAAAAAATTGAACGAAACTAAGAAAGTACTCTAGTTTAGTAAGATAACCTAGTCTATCAGTATGGAAAGCAACGAAACCCCTCAAGGAATGTTCGGCCATAAGTTTAGATTTGCATTTATAAAATTACAAATCCCCCATACTGTAAATTTGTATCACTAAACTTATTTTATCCAATCCTAGATACTAACTACAAACTAAAACTGAAAACAAGAGTCATGCCTGCCTAAATTTGTATATTACATTCTTTTCCACATTATCTCATCATAGTTCACATGAAGTTGGACTTCATCGACTAATGATTATTTAAACTGTGAGCCAATCATTCTTTTAGAGTAATTATGTAGCATAATGCACGTAATCTCAAGTCAATCAGAGTGTTTTTACTTCAGGAGAATCTATAACTCCAAAATATAGACACAAACTCCAGTAAATATTCATATGTAGTAACTTCCATAAATTTCAATGCTAACTTGGACACCATAACTGCAGCTATCTCCTAAAGCAACTAGAGACTATTATAGAATTTTATCTTCAACCAATTCACATTTAAAGGGAACACACATCCATAGTCTTCAAAGATTGCTTTAACAGTTTACAGAACAGAAGCCTCAGCAAATAAAAGCATATCCATCTACATGCTCTCAGTTATGAACATACCTTCAGGCGATCCCTCTGCTCAGAGTATTTGAAAAGGATAGCTTCTCCGGTTGCACTAGCTTCCTCTAACATCCGTGATGAATTTCGAACCGAGTTCATAGCTTGTGCCTCATCGTCAAAAATTCTTAAAATGTGAGCAGAGTCGCCACTCTacaaaaaccaaaaccaaagaCCATTCAAAATGAAAGGTTAAAAAAGGGGTTCAACTAACCAGAAGCCACAGTTGGCTAAAAATTAGTACTTACAGCTCTTCCAAGCAATTCTGCCCTCTCCTTTGCTTCCATCATCCTCTTTTGGTTTCTAAGAAAATACTTGTCCAAACTTTGTTTCATAGAATCTGCCTCCTCCGCAACTTGTTCCACCTTTCTGCAGGACAATTCCAAGTTGTAACACATCAAGGTTAGGCATTATCAAAATGGACATAAGCCTTGTAAGGTCATgcataattataataaaatccCAATCCCATATTGTAACCCGAACAAAATTCAATTCAGGATCTAAGAGACCatcccatttcatttttctattttctttcatGGAAGAAACAACGATTCAACTCCAAGGAAACAAAAAGCCACAACAGACAAACAGGAGAACATAACATCCACCACATTTGAATAAATCAACAAAACAAGTAATTCAGAAAGAATAAGGAAatcttcaacaaaaaaaaaaaaaaaccccaaaaAGCAAAACAAATAAATACCATCTAATTCAAAATTCAGCCCAAAAAAAGACGAACAGGAAACAGTACAATTACAAATTGAATGGAAGAAGAACCTTTTCCACAAATCACGTTGAGACTTGGCCGCAATAGACCGCCATAACCTATCCATCTCAACACACAGAGACTGGATCTGAGTAATATCCTTCTTGATCGAGAAGGAAAGCTCGGGGGAATCCATACCGCTAGCCGCCGTGTATTCAAGACGCTCAAGCTTCTCAAGCCCATCTCTGGTCCTCAAAAGCTGCCTCCTAGCACTTTGGTATATCTCCGAAAGCGTACCTCCTCCACCTCCTTCTAAAGCCGACATCGGAATCGCAACTAAAGATTTGGGTTTTCGTCAAATATGAAATCCGAAATGAAGAAGAAACGAAATGGCAGATGGTTAAGAGGGAATTAATGACAAAAACAGAGGAATTTGGTAGGTTGTTGCAAGGCGAATGAGAGAAAAATTGAAGATGAATATGGGAAAATAAAAACAGAACAAAGAATTGCTGTGCGAGGATCTGAagggagaaaagaagaagacgaagaaaaaTATGACTGAACGAATTGATGGGGCGATGGGGCGATGGGGCGATGGGGCGATGGAAGGCACGGGAGGAGAATTTAGAGAGAAAAACtgaatttcttttataaaaaatactgctatttaaataattatagtaAAAAATAAGGTTTTttgtaaaagtattttaaaaaataggtgGCCATGTCATGTACTCGTTATAAAATTATGTAATAATTTCTATCCTAAAACtcataatttataatttataattatattataatcaATAAAATGGTTATTGAAGATTTATTGGTAAAAATTATGTCCTAAGGTTATCTAacgtagacttgaactttatgttgGATACCTTATTTTGGGAGTACTATGAATTTGGTCCACTTTTAGTTAGTAGAGATGATATAATCTTAAACCATTCATGTAGACACATGGAAGTAGGGGCATCTTATgcaaagagtttacataagactagaaccataaaataatcacttttaagttataacactatCGACCGTATAAAACTgattatttcgattattgatgacctaggtaacttaattttaatcttgAGCTAATTATGAACTTTTGTTTACACGAAATTATtattagatttgcataggtgagggtagttCATCAACACTAGCCCAATAAGTCTctcatttcaagggtaagaccgagtggatgaCTAGGGACATAGAGTGCAAGATGGAAATCACTTCTACctgttttagggttagtagataagttgctccattaaggactgaatccaagtcttaaacTAGGGACCCCACCCTCTTACTAGCccaagagggattcggtttataggttagaccttaaatcaattgttcaatagtggatcagtggaacTTAAGGAATAAGATGTAGTCTCCAgctaaaacggtattttgaccaaactgagattacgaacaacctgtgaatgattaacttactgatcatggttatattaaatggacacaaatatatctatagtgaggagagtgcaactacgggactttaatGGGATGACttattagttaacgaatgttgattagcttagtctaaaagggtttagccagttaatctcaaattGTTGTAGTCCATTATCTATAAGTCTATTAGgtttccctactagctcatatgaaattaatttagaacaatatgttagaatagtttgaattaggtaaatatagagaaaccgacgaatatatgtgatgtAGTCATCAGTTATCAGTTTGAGATAGaggctttatgtttaaatgcgatttaaatattaaaaatatggatacaaattcatatttggaactttggaattgatggaaatggtcaaagttgtaaaaagttaaaatattaacTTTTGACTTTGTAATGTCAAACTCTGACTGACTCTATATTCAAAATGTATGTGGTTTATATATTCAAACATTGActatgtgatttgaatttcaaagaaaatgaatgtagattcatactcgagaggtcggaattagtcaagatggacaaaatggtaaaaagtcaatgcttgactttgacttgaatggtcaaatgaccatattgcgcTTAGACTAAAGTCagtggaaaaatcgaacattttgttggataatcccacaaACATTTAATGGAATatgtggctacatgagatgtaaacacctaaCCCACTAAGTTTCACTTATGGTTAGTGGAATGTTAGGTGTCGAGATTTTATGAACTAATTATATGCGTTTTTGCATgcaattaggttataaataggcTTGATTTCAAATGTGAAAAAACTTTTTGgtcatttttgtaatttagaatttcatttttttctctcaacaatttttttttccttttctctctctaatctcaATCTTAAAAAATTACCTCAAGTTTCCATCTCTTTCAATTTCCTTTACGCATTAGGTGACATCACCCGGTTCTAAGTCCAGAGAATAACGGGTCAACTCTAGTGATAGTCACGACTTCAGGTTCGTGAGGAGATTGAGAGGATCGGGAGGCTTCGAAGGTATGTATTCGATAAACCCTAATTTCGTTTAATTATGGAAGTTTATGcatattaatttctaaattagtttagacGCAATTAGAGTACTTTTTTAACCAAATTTTCGCTACGCATTTTACTGTTTTCCATCAGATTAAACTAAGTTGTGTGCATTGAAGTCGTGTATCAGGTTTTATTAAATGATCTTCCTTCTCATATTATCATGATTGAACttggagaaaaaaatatttaaaaaacttACATTCTTTtcgttcctttttttttttatcttactCTATACTGAATGTAATAAATGTAGATAAAGAATCGACTGAAAGTGAATAACCGAGAATGACCTTCAATTTAATGCTTGGTGAGAATGTTGGTGTTGTTTTagtggcaaaaaaaaaaatcattgaagAATAAGGGAGTTCGGTTGAGGAAAGGTTTTAAAGTTAGGGTAAATATGGATTTCACGTGACAAAAAGATCAATGAcaaaagtttttttattattattaggttaTTTTATGAACTATTATCCAACATAGTAGTAGTAATTGGGAGCGTTtctcttaatttgaatttgttAAATTGTTAACTCGATGAATTTGAGCATAGTGattcttatttttttctcaTGTCTTTGTCAATTGACCTCGCGGGTGCCACTACACCACAACTCTTAGATATAATGAACATGTTACTACTTGAGCTTTCAAATCTTGCATGTGGTTTGGTTTTGTTTAAATTAAACATTGTTGTGTATGAAGACTTGCAATGTAATGGTACCAATCTGCAAAGTTGAATGACAAAGGTGTGAGAAAATCGAGAATGGTTGGGTTGAAGTCATTCAAATTAGAAAAAACGTTATTAATGCGATGCTATTTGAAACATTGTAAATGTTGACACcacaaaagataaattttaatgtttgtaaGAACGAAAAGAAGGAATCGAAGAACAAAGTAAAAAGAACAATTAGAGAGAAAAAGTGAATTATAGAGAGCATTAGAAATGCATCTTCTACTGGAACATGAAATCATGTATATTTCATGGTATATTGTGAATTTTGGTACTTTTTGgccttttatatatatgtatatgtatatatatatgtatagtatctatatatatgtatatgtatgtacgtatgtatatgtatatatatatatatatatgtatgtacgtatgtatatgtatatatatgtgtgtatatatatatgtatgtacgtatgtatatgtatatatgtatgtatgtatgtatatatatatgtatatgtgtatatatatgtatatatgtatatgtatatatatatgtatgtacgtatgtacgtatatatgtatgtatgtatttttatttatttgtaaacTTCTATGTTAGCCTTCACGAGAGGATGTGATTTGATACCAATTATTTGAAACCTTTGATTTATTTCCATCCAAATCCATTTGTCAAAATAGTATTTAGGATGATGACATAGCATGTTTGGTAACCATAGATGCTGATGTCTTTTGTAATGAATGGATGAGATTAATCGAGTGCGTTCACAAGCCTTACGATGGTTTTGAATTGACATCGACACACCATTGATAGCTGGCAACTCATGCAGGCTATGCCTTTTAAATGTTATAAATTAAGGTTGAttccattttatattatattaatttccataAAGGTAACAAAACACGAAAAATTTATGTCTGgtgtaacaaaaacaaaaagttcgtcaagttggaaaaatatttttataaatttcaaatttgccTTCGATATTATGGACGATCcgtcacttttcttttttttttttttatgtgatttattttttttagatttattcagctcctcttccagattttttttctatttttaaacgatttatttttctgtttaaatattttatttcttcttcattATTTTCGACAAGAATTTTGacaaaatttaaacaatcgtataccatTGTCGGCACGATTGTTTAACATGgttaacacgatcatttaaatttgaagt contains:
- the LOC103485998 gene encoding membrin-11 translates to MSALEGGGGGTLSEIYQSARRQLLRTRDGLEKLERLEYTAASGMDSPELSFSIKKDITQIQSLCVEMDRLWRSIAAKSQRDLWKRKVEQVAEEADSMKQSLDKYFLRNQKRMMEAKERAELLGRASGDSAHILRIFDDEAQAMNSVRNSSRMLEEASATGEAILFKYSEQRDRLKRAQRKALDVLNTVGLSNSVLKLIERRHRVDNWIKYAGMILTIVVVFFFVRWVR